A single Methanocaldococcus bathoardescens DNA region contains:
- a CDS encoding FecCD family ABC transporter permease — protein sequence MKIRAGLLLLFLLSVLFSLSILSITNGTIKIEPKKFYNYLSEGTTGNPTYDKIIEKCRMPRTVGAIFAGMGLAVAGLLMQSLFRNPLADPYLIGVSSGASLGVALYVFTSLLLKFGIPHSIWGFIISAYLGSLLSMFVVLSLAKKVKQITTLLIVGLMIGYISSGLITIVIAFSDFVGVDNSVLTSFMMWGYGSLSSLTMERSLIMSVLVVICCSITYLLSKFLDAYLLGENYAKSIGVDIKKLRILIILISCMITATIVAFAGPIGFIGLVCPIIARLLCGTSKHIYVIPNAMLIGAIFLIIADILVRPGIIIPTTNSELTLICPLAIIGAPIAIIIYIKRKEMGI from the coding sequence TTGAAAATTAGAGCAGGTTTACTTCTATTGTTTCTTCTATCTGTATTATTTTCTTTATCAATATTGAGTATAACAAATGGAACTATTAAAATAGAGCCAAAAAAATTTTATAACTACCTGTCAGAGGGAACTACTGGAAATCCTACGTATGATAAGATAATTGAAAAGTGCAGAATGCCAAGGACAGTTGGAGCAATATTTGCAGGAATGGGATTGGCTGTTGCAGGTTTGTTAATGCAAAGTTTGTTTAGAAATCCTCTTGCAGACCCTTATCTAATAGGAGTGTCAAGTGGTGCATCCCTTGGAGTGGCACTTTATGTTTTTACATCTTTGCTCTTGAAGTTTGGTATTCCTCATTCCATATGGGGATTCATCATATCCGCCTATTTGGGCTCATTGTTGTCCATGTTTGTTGTCTTATCCCTCGCAAAGAAGGTTAAACAGATTACCACACTTTTAATTGTTGGTCTTATGATAGGCTATATCTCATCTGGATTAATTACAATCGTTATTGCATTTAGTGATTTTGTTGGTGTTGACAATAGTGTTTTAACAAGTTTTATGATGTGGGGATATGGTTCTTTGAGTTCATTAACAATGGAACGGTCATTAATAATGAGTGTTTTGGTAGTTATATGCTGCTCTATAACATACCTTTTATCAAAATTCCTTGATGCTTACTTACTTGGAGAAAATTATGCAAAAAGTATTGGAGTTGATATTAAAAAATTAAGAATTTTGATTATTTTAATATCCTGTATGATTACAGCAACTATTGTAGCATTTGCTGGACCGATAGGATTTATTGGATTGGTATGCCCAATAATTGCAAGATTATTGTGTGGAACGTCAAAACATATCTATGTGATCCCAAATGCTATGCTAATTGGAGCAATTTTCTTAATAATAGCAGATATTCTTGTGAGACCGGGCATTATAATCCCAACAACAAACTCAGAATTAACTTTAATATGTCCCTTGGCAATAATAGGGGCTCCAATTGCCATAATAATATACATAAAAAGAAAAGAGATGGGGATATAA
- a CDS encoding ABC transporter substrate-binding protein, with protein MPKNINITGYILLTVFLLLMPVYAEGDYNYRLGDVNKDGSIDIADVVYLFKHRDLDIEDGDLNADNSIDIADVVYLFVNYQKMREPIHYAQNIKITYYDEYGNEVNPYNGEKYAYKIVEDATGQRFLLKNESQPIPSWAEGKYDKVINIPLKNVVVMSSTHIALMEPLNDDGSVIGSVKGIMWGGKYTWYFDDIKKGLSDGSIIDVGSSYSPNYELITNISPQVVFVYPGYSGDAIIEKCKELNLTYFADAEYLEDSYLARCEWVKMFAAFYNKEDIASKYFTRIEKRALNVKRLTRNCDRPLVAWGKNYPTWGGTWVPRAQSYVAKGIVDDCKGDYIFKDIPGTGSECISYETFAERAKDADVWVVPSSTAWLSNFKEDHPGYENFKAVQNGRLFCLSDDYWQLGLMNTDEVLMDLATILHPDVFKGRTTHYFLKYNPNDNTAMPYTAE; from the coding sequence ATGCCGAAAAATATTAATATAACTGGGTATATATTACTTACCGTTTTCTTACTATTGATGCCTGTGTATGCAGAAGGTGATTACAACTATAGGTTGGGTGATGTCAACAAAGATGGCTCCATTGACATTGCGGATGTGGTTTATCTCTTCAAACATAGAGACCTCGATATAGAAGATGGCGATTTAAACGCAGATAACAGCATAGATATTGCTGATGTCGTTTATCTCTTTGTTAATTATCAAAAAATGAGAGAACCTATCCACTACGCCCAAAATATAAAGATAACATATTATGATGAATACGGAAACGAAGTAAATCCATACAATGGTGAAAAATACGCTTACAAAATAGTTGAAGATGCCACTGGGCAGAGATTTTTATTAAAAAATGAAAGTCAACCAATTCCTTCCTGGGCTGAAGGAAAATACGACAAAGTAATTAATATTCCATTAAAAAACGTTGTTGTAATGAGTTCTACCCACATAGCTTTAATGGAACCATTAAACGACGATGGTTCAGTGATTGGTTCAGTGAAGGGAATAATGTGGGGAGGAAAATATACTTGGTACTTTGATGATATCAAGAAAGGCCTCAGTGATGGTTCAATAATCGATGTTGGTTCATCATACAGTCCAAACTATGAGTTAATTACCAACATCTCACCACAAGTCGTATTCGTCTACCCAGGATACAGTGGAGATGCAATAATTGAGAAATGCAAGGAATTGAACTTGACATATTTTGCTGATGCGGAATACTTAGAAGATTCCTACCTTGCAAGATGTGAATGGGTAAAAATGTTTGCAGCATTTTACAACAAGGAGGACATTGCAAGTAAATACTTCACAAGAATAGAAAAGAGAGCATTGAATGTCAAAAGATTAACAAGAAACTGTGATAGGCCATTGGTGGCATGGGGTAAAAACTACCCGACATGGGGAGGAACGTGGGTTCCAAGAGCACAGTCATACGTTGCTAAAGGAATAGTAGATGACTGCAAAGGAGATTACATATTCAAAGACATTCCAGGAACTGGCAGCGAGTGTATAAGTTATGAGACCTTTGCAGAAAGGGCAAAGGATGCAGATGTTTGGGTAGTTCCATCAAGCACAGCATGGTTATCAAACTTCAAAGAAGACCATCCAGGATATGAGAACTTTAAAGCAGTGCAAAATGGTAGATTGTTCTGTTTAAGTGATGATTACTGGCAACTTGGATTAATGAATACTGATGAGGTATTGATGGATTTAGCAACAATATTACATCCAGATGTATTCAAAGGAAGAACTACACACTACTTCTTAAAATATAATCCAAATGACAATACAGCAATGCCATACACAGCAGAATAA
- a CDS encoding 4Fe-4S dicluster domain-containing protein, with amino-acid sequence MEKKKELLKKIMEFMILNLEIKKLSKELGINEIHDAYEEVTKLVREPNKRLYKMLYDAAMEIEYKEFGGKKRKEIPWFPKIDYEKCKNCKKCVEFCPKGVYDIENGRVIVKYPYNCIVNCNACSYMCCEDNAIIFPENKIRE; translated from the coding sequence TTGGAAAAGAAAAAAGAACTCTTAAAGAAAATTATGGAATTTATGATTTTAAATTTAGAGATTAAAAAACTTTCAAAGGAATTGGGAATTAACGAGATACATGATGCTTATGAAGAAGTTACAAAACTCGTTAGAGAACCAAACAAAAGATTATATAAGATGCTTTATGATGCAGCAATGGAAATAGAGTATAAAGAATTTGGTGGAAAGAAAAGGAAAGAAATCCCATGGTTTCCAAAAATTGATTATGAAAAATGCAAAAATTGTAAGAAATGTGTTGAGTTTTGCCCTAAAGGTGTCTATGATATAGAGAATGGTAGAGTTATTGTTAAATACCCCTACAACTGCATAGTTAACTGCAACGCCTGTTCCTATATGTGCTGTGAGGACAATGCTATAATCTTCCCAGAGAATAAAATCAGAGAATAA
- a CDS encoding ABC transporter substrate-binding protein — protein MVKKILSAMLMILLTPIAFGENIGDVNGDGSIDIADVVYLFKHRDVGLDKGDLNCDNSVDIADVVYLFNNYQKWREPVVFAKNFEIEYYDANGNPVSYDDNWAYKIVTTKYGNEVYNKYCIVREGENPPSNLPSDVKVIYAPVKKVGTLSAFQVAMLEALDNDSVRASIRGVSKYTYTKIKDYGVFSNLKPYVDNGNIVPIGKWGAIDKEVLLNISPDIVFLTWTHGYLATDIATVSDLGMNYLVTVESNEPDFLAKAEWAKVYAAFYNLDSKGNDFLQKVWKKKNELIRKTRNAAYRPKVAMLYWSPYSGPWVYCAQNYYAKWILDVKGDYCFLDIPGTSYVNLDKETTLEHINGCEVFIYMNWNSLNEPMDTLDELKEARPDLAPVLDNAKRVYTTKFSYSYDGNVNMDLLMEDFARMIHPECFDDGDSNLHYFKKLK, from the coding sequence ATGGTTAAAAAAATACTCTCAGCTATGTTGATGATTTTATTAACGCCAATAGCATTTGGAGAAAATATTGGAGATGTGAATGGAGATGGGTCAATAGACATTGCGGATGTGGTTTATCTCTTTAAGCATAGAGATGTTGGATTGGATAAGGGGGATTTAAACTGTGACAATTCAGTTGACATTGCAGATGTTGTATATTTGTTCAATAACTATCAAAAATGGAGAGAACCTGTAGTATTTGCTAAGAACTTTGAAATAGAATACTATGATGCAAATGGAAATCCGGTAAGTTACGATGACAATTGGGCATACAAGATTGTAACAACAAAATACGGAAATGAAGTTTATAACAAATACTGCATTGTAAGAGAGGGTGAAAATCCACCAAGCAATTTGCCTTCTGATGTAAAAGTCATTTACGCTCCTGTAAAAAAAGTTGGTACATTAAGTGCATTCCAAGTAGCAATGCTTGAAGCATTAGACAATGATAGTGTAAGGGCATCCATAAGGGGAGTATCAAAATACACATACACCAAAATAAAGGATTATGGTGTATTTTCCAACTTAAAACCTTATGTTGATAATGGAAACATTGTCCCAATTGGTAAATGGGGTGCTATAGACAAAGAGGTTTTATTAAACATAAGTCCAGATATTGTGTTCCTCACATGGACACATGGTTATTTAGCTACGGATATAGCCACAGTAAGTGATTTGGGTATGAATTATCTTGTAACTGTTGAGTCAAATGAACCTGACTTCCTTGCAAAGGCAGAATGGGCAAAAGTATATGCCGCATTTTATAACTTAGATAGTAAAGGAAATGATTTCTTACAGAAAGTTTGGAAAAAGAAAAATGAACTTATAAGGAAAACAAGAAACGCTGCCTACAGACCAAAAGTAGCTATGCTTTACTGGTCACCATATTCTGGTCCTTGGGTATATTGTGCCCAAAACTACTATGCAAAATGGATTTTGGATGTTAAAGGAGATTACTGCTTCCTTGATATTCCAGGGACATCTTATGTGAATCTTGACAAAGAAACAACCTTAGAACACATCAATGGATGTGAAGTATTCATCTACATGAACTGGAACTCGTTAAATGAGCCAATGGACACACTTGATGAATTAAAAGAGGCAAGACCTGACTTAGCACCAGTTTTAGACAATGCAAAGAGAGTATATACAACAAAATTCAGTTACTCATATGATGGAAATGTAAATATGGACTTGTTAATGGAAGATTTCGCAAGAATGATACATCCAGAATGCTTTGATGATGGGGATAGTAACTTACACTACTTCAAGAAATTGAAATAA
- a CDS encoding CARDB domain-containing protein has protein sequence MKWKTAILSILMISLIGVYGENVTVELVPSDLIVNLGQSFDLTLEVKNVPNETISDGYETYSGYCGGFETYIYFNSNALNLTNINFSDIATGASIAYSVSNGRIWISMYWSNSYPYGNFTIATLRFKTLNQSDNTTITLSGTKVSNSDGTYKWEVSNNNLIVKNSNVKIIAEPIADLLTPKIINAELGDNVTISVVVAPKENKTVKVIEGTLSFDKNVLTPINVSSSVGNVFFNSSSNFFKIDDLNQSTNFTINITYNVINVGNTTVKLDNVYMEDINGSYVKDISSNATTIVIPGPDLVAEIVPVSLKAYTNNTILILVKNVGERNATGNFSVKLLVDTNEIGTSTINGLNLGETKEINFTFMPTEERNYTFCVLVDYNNDIKEIDENNNKYVDELYATEKPISVNIIPSTNLTKTEETFEVNITLNNITSDRPAKAIEGVLTYNANVLECVNFTFLINASEENGTLLKDVTYENGKVTFKLMDGIINNSVVIATAKFKALDVGNSDIELSDLVVSDINGYKFNKVSTNKVNVVVQGPNIKITNISVPNPSIYRIPTTINITITNNGHQDAKSFDVVLYADADEIGKVTVDGLNISQSKTITFNWIPDDIKTFTIVAVVDPSNAVKEENESDNKLVKKIDVIEIPVWVNVYNTTPIVNGTFNATIEVSGINERLCSGYDGKLIFKNLEIENIELIGINNYTINNSELIFSGYNFTKSGSFKIANITFRIIDENKSYSAILKCVVLSDKDGYKFEKVFINNTILDESLQKVFECMCIEADVLDKVDIDNVKLESAGDINITILPIKIGDAVDEITIPKVSRNISINITDDVLLTINLISNEAETLKEITKVVDDEKELNETLDKIIEDIKPVLCVGFNITNKTKEEPKKLGNKLISTIKFKAENISNKGFAIIRIPVGELKVENIVVNNGTDNITLKENDVNSKVGWYKYVGNGIIEITLIKDPLVMVTLAKELPATTSSTTTTTYYSGGGSSHHTIMSETYSDVAQDIKSEKIKEIVHKAKIIIGSEIDNNLSAKCLKNTTELINQPLTITEDCILVGGPVANPLVKKYMWTFPVKITNDYPGKNRGVIQKQIINGHLVILLAGSDRWGTKAAVEYFKQLDDIPDEPIFVEWRDGKAVKIEKP, from the coding sequence ATGAAATGGAAAACGGCAATATTATCGATTTTGATGATATCGCTTATAGGGGTTTATGGTGAAAATGTAACAGTAGAGTTAGTTCCATCTGATTTAATCGTAAATTTAGGGCAGAGTTTTGATTTAACTTTAGAGGTAAAAAATGTTCCAAATGAAACAATATCTGATGGCTATGAGACCTATTCGGGATACTGTGGTGGATTTGAAACATACATATATTTCAATTCAAATGCACTAAATTTAACTAATATTAATTTCAGCGATATAGCAACTGGAGCAAGTATAGCTTATTCCGTAAGTAATGGAAGGATATGGATTAGTATGTATTGGAGCAATAGCTATCCATATGGAAACTTCACAATAGCTACTTTGAGATTTAAGACATTAAACCAGTCAGATAACACAACAATCACCTTAAGTGGAACAAAAGTATCAAACTCTGATGGAACATACAAATGGGAAGTAAGCAATAACAACTTAATTGTAAAAAACTCAAATGTAAAAATAATTGCAGAACCTATTGCTGATTTATTAACTCCTAAAATTATAAATGCAGAACTTGGAGATAATGTAACAATTTCAGTAGTTGTTGCCCCAAAAGAAAATAAAACTGTAAAAGTAATCGAAGGTACATTATCATTTGATAAAAATGTCTTAACTCCAATTAACGTATCATCAAGTGTAGGAAATGTTTTTTTCAATAGTTCAAGCAACTTCTTCAAAATAGACGACTTAAACCAATCAACAAACTTCACAATTAATATAACTTACAATGTGATAAACGTTGGAAATACCACAGTAAAATTGGACAATGTCTATATGGAAGATATTAACGGAAGTTACGTTAAGGACATTTCATCAAATGCAACCACAATAGTAATCCCAGGACCTGATTTAGTAGCAGAGATAGTTCCAGTGTCACTCAAAGCATATACAAATAACACAATATTAATATTGGTAAAGAATGTTGGGGAAAGAAATGCAACAGGTAACTTCTCAGTTAAGTTGTTGGTAGATACAAATGAGATAGGAACTTCTACAATTAATGGATTGAATCTTGGAGAAACTAAGGAGATAAACTTCACATTCATGCCTACAGAAGAGAGGAATTACACATTTTGTGTTTTAGTTGATTATAACAATGATATAAAAGAAATTGATGAAAACAACAACAAATATGTTGATGAATTATATGCTACAGAAAAGCCAATAAGTGTAAATATAATACCATCAACAAACTTAACAAAAACTGAAGAAACCTTTGAAGTGAACATCACATTAAACAACATAACATCTGACAGACCTGCAAAGGCAATAGAAGGGGTTTTAACATACAACGCTAACGTATTAGAATGTGTAAACTTCACATTCTTGATAAATGCATCTGAAGAAAATGGAACATTATTAAAAGATGTAACATATGAAAATGGTAAAGTAACATTCAAATTAATGGATGGAATTATTAATAATTCAGTTGTTATTGCAACTGCTAAATTCAAGGCATTAGATGTTGGAAACTCAGATATTGAATTGTCAGATTTAGTTGTGTCTGATATAAATGGATACAAATTCAACAAAGTATCAACAAACAAAGTAAATGTTGTTGTACAAGGGCCAAACATCAAAATAACTAACATTAGCGTACCAAACCCATCAATATACAGAATTCCAACTACAATAAACATTACAATAACAAATAATGGACACCAAGATGCAAAATCATTTGATGTTGTATTGTATGCTGATGCAGATGAAATTGGAAAAGTAACTGTTGATGGGTTAAATATTAGCCAAAGTAAGACAATAACATTCAATTGGATACCAGATGACATAAAGACATTTACAATAGTTGCAGTAGTTGACCCATCCAACGCAGTTAAAGAGGAAAATGAAAGTGATAACAAACTTGTTAAGAAAATAGATGTTATTGAAATCCCAGTTTGGGTTAATGTATATAACACAACACCAATTGTCAATGGAACATTTAACGCCACAATAGAAGTTAGTGGTATAAATGAGAGATTATGTAGTGGATATGATGGAAAATTGATATTCAAAAACTTAGAAATTGAAAACATAGAACTTATTGGAATAAACAACTACACAATAAATAACAGTGAGTTAATATTCAGCGGATACAACTTCACAAAGTCCGGAAGTTTCAAAATAGCAAACATAACATTTAGAATAATTGATGAGAACAAGAGTTACTCAGCAATATTAAAGTGTGTAGTGTTATCAGACAAAGATGGATACAAGTTTGAAAAGGTATTCATCAACAACACAATATTGGATGAGAGCTTACAAAAAGTCTTTGAATGTATGTGCATTGAAGCAGATGTGCTTGATAAAGTGGACATTGATAATGTGAAATTAGAATCTGCTGGAGACATTAACATAACAATATTGCCTATTAAAATTGGAGATGCAGTGGATGAAATAACAATTCCAAAAGTTAGTAGAAATATATCAATAAACATTACAGACGATGTCTTATTAACAATAAACCTAATATCCAATGAGGCAGAAACCTTAAAAGAAATCACAAAAGTTGTTGATGATGAAAAAGAGTTGAATGAAACGTTGGACAAAATAATAGAAGATATTAAGCCAGTATTGTGCGTTGGATTTAACATAACAAACAAAACCAAAGAAGAACCAAAGAAACTTGGCAATAAACTAATCTCAACAATAAAATTCAAGGCAGAGAACATCTCCAACAAAGGATTCGCAATCATTAGAATTCCAGTTGGTGAATTAAAAGTTGAGAACATTGTTGTAAATAATGGAACAGACAACATAACCCTAAAAGAAAATGATGTAAATAGCAAAGTAGGATGGTACAAATATGTTGGCAATGGAATTATAGAGATTACATTAATCAAAGACCCATTGGTAATGGTAACATTGGCAAAAGAATTGCCAGCAACTACATCATCAACAACTACAACAACCTACTATAGCGGCGGCGGAAGCTCACACCACACAATAATGTCAGAAACCTACTCAGATGTTGCACAAGACATCAAATCAGAGAAAATAAAAGAAATTGTCCATAAAGCTAAAATAATAATAGGTTCAGAAATAGACAACAACTTATCAGCAAAATGCCTTAAAAACACTACAGAGTTAATAAATCAACCATTAACAATAACAGAAGATTGCATCTTAGTTGGAGGTCCAGTAGCTAATCCATTAGTTAAGAAGTATATGTGGACATTCCCAGTTAAGATAACTAACGATTATCCAGGTAAGAATAGGGGAGTTATTCAGAAACAAATCATCAATGGACATTTAGTAATCCTCTTAGCAGGTTCAGATAGATGGGGAACAAAGGCGGCAGTAGAATACTTCAAGCAATTAGATGATATTCCAGATGAACCAATATTTGTAGAGTGGAGAGATGGGAAAGCAGTGAAGATTGAAAAACCTTAA
- a CDS encoding ABC transporter ATP-binding protein, with amino-acid sequence MLKAENLAVGYHKRIVVDDVNLEVKEGEILAIIGPNGVGKSTLLKCIATYLEPMKGVVYLDSNIIHKLKPSQLAKKMAVVLTERVNPGNLTGFDIIAIGRHPYTDLFGRLSEKDKEIIINSAKAVNALHLLEKNFLEMSDGERQKIMIARALAQEPKVLILDEPTSFLDARHKIELTLLLRKLATENNLAIVVTIHDIELALRIADKIALIKDGKIIAYGHPEDVMDKETVNNLYDIKNANFCKEIGYFELKNENTTNKKVFVVCGGGSGANVLRYLVKNGYKVYCGVLHENDIDYAIAKAMEVEIVEEKAYQPISEENYNKALKYLKMCDVVIDTNFPVGEMNRLNLKLIENAKKVIKFNGNIEDLKHQLSKLI; translated from the coding sequence ATGTTAAAAGCAGAAAACCTTGCCGTTGGATATCATAAGAGGATTGTTGTCGATGATGTGAACTTGGAAGTTAAAGAAGGAGAAATTTTGGCAATAATAGGTCCAAATGGTGTTGGAAAATCAACGCTATTGAAGTGTATAGCAACATATTTGGAGCCAATGAAGGGGGTTGTTTATTTAGATTCAAATATAATACATAAACTAAAACCCTCCCAACTTGCTAAAAAAATGGCTGTAGTTTTAACAGAGAGAGTAAATCCAGGAAATTTAACGGGATTTGACATAATTGCAATAGGAAGGCACCCATATACGGATTTATTTGGAAGGCTATCAGAGAAGGATAAGGAAATTATTATAAATTCTGCAAAGGCGGTTAATGCATTACACCTACTCGAAAAAAACTTCCTTGAAATGAGTGATGGGGAAAGGCAGAAGATAATGATAGCAAGGGCGTTAGCACAAGAACCAAAGGTTTTAATTTTAGATGAGCCCACATCCTTCTTAGATGCAAGGCATAAAATAGAACTTACTTTGTTGTTGAGAAAATTGGCAACAGAAAACAACCTTGCTATAGTTGTAACTATCCATGATATAGAACTTGCCTTAAGGATTGCCGACAAAATAGCACTAATCAAAGATGGCAAAATAATCGCCTATGGACATCCAGAGGATGTTATGGACAAAGAGACAGTAAATAATCTCTACGATATAAAAAATGCAAATTTCTGCAAAGAAATTGGTTACTTTGAATTAAAAAATGAAAATACAACCAATAAAAAAGTTTTTGTTGTTTGTGGTGGAGGTAGTGGGGCAAATGTTTTGAGATATTTGGTTAAGAATGGATATAAGGTCTATTGTGGGGTCTTACATGAGAATGATATTGATTATGCAATAGCCAAAGCGATGGAAGTTGAGATTGTTGAAGAGAAAGCATACCAACCAATTTCAGAGGAAAACTATAATAAGGCACTAAAATACTTAAAAATGTGCGATGTTGTAATAGATACAAACTTTCCAGTTGGGGAGATGAATAGGTTAAATTTAAAACTTATAGAGAACGCCAAAAAAGTTATTAAATTCAATGGAAATATTGAGGATTTAAAACATCAACTATCAAAGCTCATCTAA
- a CDS encoding PKD domain-containing protein yields MRPKFLMPILFLLFFHVSFGDEVRLTPENVSVNEYDYFDLTLSVNVSEKLSGFEDTIYFPSALNITTDDIILSDIANSAFLKSISVDDGKVSISLMWSGNEPSGNFTIATLKFKALNNGTYTITQKPKLSDIDGNAIDATYNSVEVNIIGLNLTVVEITPINPKLNENFDVLISIKNAKENTYNITGTIYYPNLSIIGLDFYYLENNISNVDLNFSNGSLNFFVELNTSKENFDLMKLTFFTSKEGTYIINASVKINGNDTIVKPANFTIGEETTVERYVGFSTTEKNISYGDKGFIYIEAKNIDSNISEIKGKITYNSTLLKISDISTSLSVIEKNWTVENGTIDFDIKINGTTSGNFSILSFWIEPIKNENVTTEIKISQIYLFDKNGIVDVPLKDTKIIHIIPRENNTAPKAYFAFEIVDDYEVNFYSLCQDNENDKIYYYWDFGDGSSSTSANPSHRYKKEGNYVVKLKVNDTFGATSYDECLIEIEKLNPINITLSNKTICSNETNVTILCNITIKNPFSEKIYGYIYFSDYDGYKPNKTHISFELLPNETKVFSIPINVSKSTQIKGYVEYYMPYERLIKYIWNFKEDVEVVKPKEIKFNDYHYNLTINQSKVVIKVNKVVKNYTITKKVEIEDDITNTVVSLIGFLMGLLLIYKKGLLFP; encoded by the coding sequence ATGAGACCAAAATTTTTAATGCCAATATTGTTTTTATTGTTTTTCCATGTAAGTTTTGGAGACGAGGTTAGATTAACGCCTGAGAATGTTAGTGTGAATGAATATGATTACTTTGATTTAACATTGAGCGTAAATGTATCAGAAAAATTGAGTGGATTTGAGGATACTATATATTTCCCAAGTGCATTAAACATAACTACAGATGACATCATTTTAAGCGATATAGCCAATAGTGCATTCTTGAAGAGTATTTCCGTGGATGATGGGAAAGTATCAATATCATTGATGTGGTCGGGTAATGAACCTTCTGGAAACTTTACAATAGCAACTTTAAAATTTAAAGCATTAAATAATGGAACATATACAATAACCCAAAAACCTAAACTGTCTGATATAGATGGAAATGCCATAGATGCAACTTACAACTCTGTTGAAGTAAATATTATTGGTTTAAATTTAACGGTTGTTGAGATAACCCCCATAAATCCAAAGTTAAATGAGAATTTTGATGTCCTCATTTCAATAAAAAACGCAAAAGAAAATACATATAACATAACTGGAACAATATATTACCCAAATTTAAGCATTATAGGTTTGGATTTCTATTATTTAGAAAATAACATCTCAAATGTGGATTTGAATTTTAGTAATGGTAGTTTAAATTTCTTTGTTGAGTTAAATACTTCAAAAGAGAATTTTGATTTGATGAAATTGACATTCTTCACAAGCAAAGAAGGGACCTACATAATTAACGCGTCTGTAAAGATAAATGGAAACGACACAATTGTAAAACCTGCAAACTTCACAATCGGTGAAGAAACAACTGTAGAAAGGTATGTTGGTTTTTCAACAACTGAAAAAAATATTTCCTATGGGGATAAAGGATTCATTTACATTGAGGCAAAAAACATAGATTCAAATATATCAGAAATTAAGGGGAAGATAACTTACAACTCAACACTATTGAAAATTAGTGACATATCAACAAGTTTATCAGTTATAGAGAAAAATTGGACAGTTGAGAATGGCACAATAGATTTTGATATTAAAATAAATGGAACTACAAGTGGAAACTTCAGTATTTTATCTTTCTGGATAGAGCCAATAAAAAATGAAAATGTAACAACAGAGATAAAAATCTCGCAGATTTATTTGTTTGATAAAAATGGGATTGTTGATGTTCCATTGAAAGATACAAAAATCATTCACATAATCCCAAGGGAAAACAACACAGCACCAAAGGCATATTTTGCATTTGAGATAGTTGATGACTATGAGGTTAATTTTTATTCCCTATGTCAGGATAATGAGAACGACAAAATTTACTACTATTGGGATTTTGGTGATGGCTCAAGTTCAACAAGTGCAAATCCATCCCATAGGTATAAAAAAGAAGGAAATTACGTTGTTAAATTAAAGGTTAATGATACATTTGGAGCCACTTCATACGATGAATGCCTAATTGAGATAGAAAAGTTAAATCCAATAAATATCACGCTTAGCAATAAAACAATATGCTCTAATGAAACCAATGTAACTATACTCTGCAATATTACCATAAAAAATCCATTCTCTGAAAAAATTTATGGATATATTTACTTTTCAGATTATGATGGCTATAAACCAAACAAAACACATATTTCATTTGAATTATTGCCAAATGAAACAAAAGTATTTTCAATCCCAATAAACGTCTCAAAAAGTACCCAAATAAAGGGGTATGTTGAGTATTATATGCCTTATGAGAGGTTAATCAAATATATATGGAATTTTAAAGAAGATGTTGAGGTTGTAAAGCCAAAAGAGATAAAATTCAATGATTATCATTATAATTTAACGATTAACCAGTCAAAAGTTGTCATAAAAGTAAATAAAGTTGTAAAAAATTACACAATCACAAAAAAGGTTGAAATTGAGGATGATATCACAAATACAGTGGTTTCTTTGATTGGTTTTTTGATGGGGCTACTGTTAATTTATAAAAAAGGATTGTTATTCCCATAA